The following coding sequences lie in one Flavobacteriales bacterium genomic window:
- a CDS encoding antibiotic biosynthesis monooxygenase has translation MTFAPENVDAFLENFNENKTHIRNFEGVEHLELLRDKNNPNIFFTYSYWKSEEYLEKYRVSDLFKGVWAKTKPLFSADAEAWSVDSIYNVNP, from the coding sequence ATGACTTTTGCTCCTGAAAACGTTGATGCTTTTTTGGAGAATTTTAATGAGAATAAAACCCACATTAGAAATTTTGAAGGTGTAGAACACCTAGAATTACTCCGCGATAAAAACAATCCGAACATATTTTTTACTTACAGCTACTGGAAATCGGAAGAATACTTGGAAAAGTATAGAGTTTCTGATTTGTTTAAAGGCGTTTGGGCAAAAACAAAACCATTGTTTAGTGCCGATGCCGAAGCTTGGAGTGTAGACAGTATTTACAACGTAAACCCATAG
- a CDS encoding SAM-dependent chlorinase/fluorinase, producing the protein MPIITLTSDLGLKDYYVASIKGAILSQNPDVTIVDITHEIPPFDMSKASLVVRNCYRDFPAGTIHIIGVNSETDLDIPHVAIFENGHYFIGADNGIFSLIFDKVPEKIVELNISQETDNVTFPTRDVFVKAACHIARGGTLELIGKAKETIETKSLFRAISENNSIRGMVSYIDHYGNLLSNISEQMFRTFGRGRKFVIYLRNANYEISEITNAYNTVPDGEKVAMFSSTGFIEIAVNKGNASKLFGVKESDLIRIEFYD; encoded by the coding sequence ATGCCAATAATTACACTTACATCAGATTTAGGATTAAAGGATTATTATGTTGCCTCTATTAAAGGTGCCATTTTAAGCCAAAATCCCGATGTAACTATTGTTGATATAACCCACGAAATACCTCCTTTCGATATGTCGAAAGCATCATTGGTGGTAAGAAACTGTTACAGAGATTTTCCTGCTGGTACTATTCACATTATTGGAGTAAACTCAGAAACTGATTTGGATATTCCTCACGTGGCTATTTTTGAAAATGGTCATTACTTTATTGGAGCCGACAACGGAATATTTTCGTTGATTTTTGATAAAGTACCCGAAAAAATTGTAGAACTGAACATTAGTCAGGAAACCGACAATGTTACATTTCCTACCAGAGATGTGTTTGTAAAAGCTGCTTGCCACATTGCTCGTGGAGGAACGCTTGAGTTGATTGGAAAAGCAAAAGAAACTATTGAAACCAAATCCTTATTTAGAGCCATATCTGAAAACAACTCTATTCGAGGCATGGTTAGTTATATCGATCATTACGGAAATTTATTGAGCAACATTTCTGAGCAGATGTTTAGAACATTTGGTAGAGGCAGAAAATTTGTTATTTATTTACGAAACGCTAACTACGAAATTTCTGAAATAACCAATGCTTACAATACCGTTCCTGATGGTGAAAAAGTTGCCATGTTTAGTTCAACAGGTTTTATTGAAATTGCTGTAAACAAAGGAAACGCAAGCAAATTATTTGGTGTAAAAGAAAGCGATTTAATACGTATTGAGTTTTATGATTAG
- a CDS encoding PhoH family protein produces MNEKIIEISGVNPVELLGVNEAKLSLIKKYFPKLKVISRGGTLKAIGEEGEVNLFQQKIALMIEHLLKYKQLTENNIERLMDEPAEGESNTLKLDDDVLVFGNAGLIVKAKTANQRKLVELSEKNDMVFAVGPAGTGKSYTAVALAVRALKNKEVRRIILTRPAVEAGEHLGFLPGDLKEKLDPYLQPLYDALRDMIPAEKLKEMMEDGTIQIAPLAFMRGRTLDKAFVILDEAQNTTKSQFKMFLTRMGRSAKFIINGDETQIDLPRNQQSGLTQAIKILGNVKGIGFVTFDEKDVIRHDLVKKIILAYKDENE; encoded by the coding sequence TTGAACGAAAAAATCATAGAAATTTCAGGGGTAAACCCCGTTGAACTTTTAGGAGTTAACGAAGCCAAATTAAGTTTGATAAAAAAATATTTTCCAAAACTTAAAGTAATATCGCGAGGTGGAACGCTAAAAGCAATAGGAGAGGAGGGAGAGGTTAACTTGTTTCAACAAAAAATTGCTTTAATGATTGAACACTTATTAAAGTACAAACAATTAACAGAAAATAATATTGAACGCCTTATGGATGAGCCAGCAGAAGGAGAAAGCAATACTTTGAAACTCGACGATGACGTGTTGGTTTTTGGTAACGCAGGTTTAATTGTTAAAGCCAAAACTGCCAATCAACGCAAGTTGGTTGAGTTGAGCGAAAAAAATGATATGGTTTTTGCAGTTGGTCCTGCTGGTACAGGTAAATCATACACAGCAGTTGCATTAGCGGTGAGAGCATTAAAAAATAAAGAAGTTCGTAGAATTATTTTAACTCGTCCGGCAGTAGAGGCTGGTGAGCATTTGGGTTTTTTACCTGGCGATTTAAAAGAAAAGCTCGATCCATATTTACAGCCTTTGTACGATGCTTTAAGAGATATGATTCCTGCAGAAAAACTAAAAGAAATGATGGAAGATGGAACCATACAAATTGCACCATTGGCTTTTATGCGAGGTAGAACTTTAGATAAAGCATTTGTAATATTGGATGAGGCTCAAAATACGACTAAAAGCCAATTTAAAATGTTTTTAACTCGTATGGGTAGAAGTGCTAAATTTATCATTAATGGTGACGAAACCCAGATTGATTTACCAAGAAACCAACAGTCAGGCTTAACTCAAGCCATTAAAATATTGGGTAATGTTAAAGGAATAGGTTTTGTTACGTTTGATGAGAAAGACGTTATTAGACACGATTTGGTTAAAAAAATTATTCTGGCATATAAAGATGAAAATGAATAG
- a CDS encoding STAS domain-containing protein, giving the protein MSLTSKKYDNYSLVTVSTEKLDSILAPDLKAEFVLLNKNGDKNILLDLSAVKYCDSSGLSALLIGNRVCTESNGSFIVCGVQPMVEKLLKISQLDGILTITPTLPEAIDFLFMEELERDLGSEDFDDEV; this is encoded by the coding sequence ATGAGTCTTACTTCAAAAAAATACGATAACTATTCGCTTGTTACTGTTTCTACTGAGAAATTAGATTCTATTCTTGCTCCTGATTTAAAAGCAGAATTTGTACTCCTTAATAAAAACGGTGATAAAAACATTTTGTTGGATTTAAGTGCAGTGAAGTATTGCGATTCGTCAGGATTGAGTGCTTTATTAATTGGTAATAGAGTTTGTACTGAATCAAATGGTTCTTTTATTGTATGTGGAGTACAACCCATGGTAGAAAAGTTACTTAAAATTTCTCAATTGGATGGTATTTTAACCATTACGCCAACTTTACCAGAGGCTATCGACTTTTTATTTATGGAGGAACTTGAACGCGATTTGGGTTCAGAAGATTTTGATGACGAAGTTTAG
- a CDS encoding ribonuclease Z, translating into MTKFSVLILGSASASPTLSRNPSAQLININEQYYLVDCGEGTQSRLREHKIKFQRLHHIFISHLHGDHYLGLLGLLQTMHLLGRTLPLNVYGPKQLKEIIDMNLSYSHSYLKYPLIFHETHTNGSEVLFEDEHVTISTIVLEHRIPCTGFLFKEKIKPRTINIEEVRKHAIPKYALNKLKMGVDYHFPEGKKVIKNEVLTFSPEPSYSYAYCSDTKYNEQIIPIIKDVDVLYHEATFLERESARAEATCHSTAKQAAEIAAKANAKLLIIGHFSNRYKDLTLLLEESKVVFPNTVLGLENLTFEVAR; encoded by the coding sequence ATGACGAAGTTTAGTGTTTTGATATTAGGAAGCGCTTCTGCTTCACCTACCTTATCTCGTAATCCTAGCGCACAACTTATTAATATTAATGAGCAATATTATTTAGTTGATTGTGGAGAGGGTACACAGAGCAGATTACGAGAACACAAAATAAAATTTCAACGCTTACACCACATTTTTATTAGTCATTTACATGGCGACCATTATTTAGGTTTACTGGGATTGCTTCAAACCATGCATTTGTTGGGTAGAACATTACCTTTAAATGTATATGGACCCAAACAACTCAAAGAGATTATTGATATGAATTTATCATACTCGCACAGTTATTTAAAATATCCTTTAATTTTTCATGAAACGCACACCAATGGTTCAGAGGTATTGTTTGAAGATGAACACGTCACTATTTCTACTATTGTGTTAGAGCACCGAATTCCGTGTACAGGTTTTTTGTTTAAAGAAAAGATAAAGCCTAGAACAATAAATATTGAAGAAGTTAGAAAACATGCTATACCTAAATATGCCTTAAATAAGTTGAAAATGGGTGTAGATTACCATTTTCCAGAAGGTAAAAAGGTGATTAAAAATGAGGTGTTAACTTTTAGCCCGGAGCCATCTTATAGCTATGCTTACTGTTCAGATACCAAATACAATGAACAAATTATACCAATAATAAAGGATGTTGATGTCCTTTATCACGAAGCAACTTTTTTGGAGCGTGAATCCGCTAGGGCAGAGGCCACGTGCCATAGTACAGCTAAACAAGCAGCCGAAATTGCAGCTAAGGCAAATGCTAAGTTGTTGATTATCGGTCACTTCTCTAATCGTTATAAGGACTTAACCCTGCTATTAGAGGAGTCGAAGGTTGTTTTCCCAAACACAGTGTTGGGATTAGAAAACCTTACTTTTGAAGTAGCTAGGTAG
- a CDS encoding HU family DNA-binding protein, translated as MNKGELIDAMAKEAGLTKADAGNALNAFVGAVSKSLKKGDSVQLIGFGTFSISKRAARTGRNPQTGKEIKIAAKKVAKFKAGKALADVVK; from the coding sequence ATGAACAAAGGTGAATTAATTGATGCAATGGCTAAAGAAGCTGGATTAACTAAAGCTGACGCTGGAAACGCTTTAAACGCATTCGTAGGTGCAGTATCTAAATCATTAAAAAAAGGTGATTCAGTACAGTTAATCGGATTTGGTACTTTCTCAATCTCTAAAAGAGCTGCAAGAACTGGTAGAAACCCACAAACTGGAAAAGAAATCAAAATTGCTGCTAAAAAAGTTGCTAAGTTTAAAGCTGGTAAAGCTTTAGCTGATGTTGTAAAATAA
- a CDS encoding DUF2200 domain-containing protein: MKTTPEHDERIAKMTFASVYPHYVTKVEKKGRTTAELHQVIEWLTGYDETKLKKLIEEKVSFQQFFKEANLNKNARLITGVICGYRIEEITNPITQQTRFLDKLVDELAKGRKMEKILRTEKT; the protein is encoded by the coding sequence ATGAAAACAACACCTGAACACGATGAACGAATTGCAAAAATGACCTTTGCATCGGTATACCCACACTACGTTACCAAAGTTGAAAAGAAAGGTAGAACGACTGCAGAACTACATCAAGTAATTGAATGGTTAACTGGATATGATGAAACTAAGTTGAAGAAACTCATTGAAGAAAAAGTATCCTTTCAGCAGTTTTTTAAAGAAGCTAACTTAAATAAAAATGCTAGACTGATTACAGGTGTAATATGTGGTTATCGAATAGAAGAAATAACAAATCCAATTACGCAACAAACTCGGTTTTTAGACAAACTAGTTGATGAATTAGCCAAAGGGCGCAAAATGGAAAAGATTTTACGTACCGAAAAAACCTAA
- the pckA gene encoding phosphoenolpyruvate carboxykinase (ATP) — protein sequence MEFSGESIAKYLNNIGIKGVKEIIYNPSYERLYEDELNSSLTGFEAGQLSELGAVNVMTGEFTGRSPKDKYIVKDEVTKDTVWWDSDYAANDNKPTTQEVWNDLKKTVTDQLSEKKLYVVDAYCGANENTRLKVRFVVEVAWQAHFVKNMFIRPTAEELKTFGEPDFVILNGSKTTNKKWKEHGLNSENFIVFNLTEKMQLIGGSWYGGEMKKGMFSMMNYYLPLKGIASMHCSANVGAAGDTAVFFGLSGTGKTTLSTDSSRQLIGDDEHGWDDDGIFNFEGGCYAKTINLDKNSEPEIYAAIKRDALLENVTVDANGKIDFKDNSVTENTRVSYPIYHIDNIVTPVSKAGPAKKVIFLSADAFGVLPPVSKLTPEQTKYHFLSGFTAKLAGTERGVTEPTPTFSACFGKAFLSLHPTKYGQELVKRMEANGAEAYLVNTGWNGSGKRISIKDTRGIINAILDGSIEKAETKIVPIFNLKVPTSLPGVDSNILDPRDTYSNKEEWNEKANKLAGLFVKNFEKYTDNAEGKALVAAGPTVSIEA from the coding sequence ATGGAATTTAGTGGAGAGTCTATTGCCAAGTATTTAAACAATATAGGTATAAAAGGAGTTAAAGAAATCATTTACAACCCTTCATACGAGAGATTGTATGAAGATGAATTGAACTCATCATTAACAGGTTTTGAGGCAGGACAACTTTCTGAGTTAGGTGCAGTAAATGTAATGACTGGTGAATTTACGGGTAGGTCTCCAAAAGATAAATACATAGTTAAAGACGAAGTTACTAAAGACACCGTTTGGTGGGATTCTGATTATGCAGCGAACGACAACAAACCAACTACACAAGAAGTTTGGAACGATTTAAAAAAGACTGTTACAGACCAACTTTCTGAAAAAAAATTATATGTTGTTGATGCTTATTGTGGCGCTAATGAAAATACTCGTTTAAAAGTTAGATTTGTTGTTGAAGTAGCATGGCAAGCTCACTTTGTAAAAAACATGTTTATTCGTCCAACAGCTGAAGAATTAAAAACATTTGGTGAACCAGACTTCGTTATTTTAAATGGTTCAAAAACAACCAACAAAAAATGGAAAGAACATGGCTTAAATTCTGAAAATTTTATCGTGTTCAATTTAACAGAAAAAATGCAATTAATTGGCGGTTCTTGGTATGGTGGAGAAATGAAAAAAGGAATGTTCTCTATGATGAACTATTACTTACCTTTAAAAGGAATAGCATCCATGCATTGTTCAGCTAATGTTGGTGCAGCAGGTGATACTGCTGTTTTCTTTGGTTTATCAGGAACTGGTAAAACTACCTTATCTACAGATTCAAGTCGACAATTGATTGGTGACGATGAACATGGTTGGGACGACGATGGTATTTTTAATTTTGAAGGTGGCTGTTATGCAAAAACCATCAATTTAGATAAAAACTCTGAACCAGAGATATATGCAGCCATAAAAAGAGATGCTTTACTCGAAAATGTAACTGTTGATGCTAATGGAAAAATCGACTTTAAAGATAACTCTGTAACTGAAAACACAAGAGTTTCTTACCCAATCTATCATATCGATAATATTGTAACCCCTGTTTCTAAAGCTGGTCCAGCTAAAAAAGTAATTTTTCTTTCGGCTGATGCTTTTGGTGTACTACCTCCTGTATCTAAACTTACTCCAGAGCAAACTAAATATCATTTTCTATCTGGGTTTACTGCTAAGTTAGCTGGTACTGAAAGAGGTGTTACTGAACCTACCCCAACATTTTCAGCTTGTTTTGGTAAAGCATTTTTATCATTACACCCTACAAAATACGGTCAGGAATTAGTTAAAAGAATGGAAGCTAATGGTGCCGAAGCATATTTGGTAAATACTGGATGGAATGGTAGTGGAAAACGTATTTCTATTAAAGATACTAGAGGTATTATTAATGCTATTTTAGATGGTTCTATAGAAAAAGCCGAAACTAAAATAGTTCCTATTTTTAATTTAAAGGTACCTACTTCGTTGCCGGGTGTTGATTCTAATATTTTAGACCCAAGAGACACTTATAGTAACAAAGAAGAATGGAATGAAAAAGCTAACAAATTAGCTGGTTTATTTGTGAAAAACTTTGAAAAATATACTGACAATGCAGAAGGAAAAGCCTTAGTTGCTGCTGGACCTACAGTAAGCATTGAAGCGTAA
- a CDS encoding carboxypeptidase M32, producing MNTYQDYKNHLSKIADVEYAISVLNWDQEVFMPEKGSKHRAQQISTLSGIAHDLSTNETFGKLVLKLSKEKLPELEQLNIKESLKNYERNNKYTTAFVQQMSKTISEAFIAWQEAKQKSDFSIFAPKLKALVKLKREECELLGYKNHPYNAQLDLYEPGATVEDLDILFNDVKKELVPFVQKIANAKQNDEGLMFNYFNKDKQLAYTEELLAQMGYDFKAGRQDISSHPFTTNFGPLDVRVTTRVDENNLNEIMWSSIHEGGHALYEQGLLEENYGLPAGSYLSLGIHESQSRLWENNVGRSSAYWNHNFKRLQEVFPENLAKYTSEDFYKAMNIVKPSLIRTSADELTYHFHVLIRYEIEKELIAGAIEVDDLPKIWNKKYKDYLNIDVPNDAKGVLQDIHWSHGSFGYFPTYSIGSFYAAQFFNQAKKEIKGIENQIENGDLIPLLNWLREKIHIHGRLFAANELCEKITGEKLNFKHFLDYAKNKYNKLYQLK from the coding sequence ATGAATACCTACCAAGATTATAAAAATCATTTAAGCAAAATTGCTGATGTTGAATACGCTATCTCAGTATTAAACTGGGACCAAGAAGTATTTATGCCTGAAAAAGGGTCAAAACATAGAGCTCAACAAATTTCTACTTTATCAGGAATTGCACATGATCTTTCAACAAATGAAACTTTTGGCAAGTTAGTACTAAAACTATCTAAAGAAAAACTACCGGAATTAGAACAGTTAAACATAAAAGAGTCGTTAAAAAATTACGAACGAAATAACAAGTACACCACAGCCTTTGTTCAACAAATGAGCAAAACTATTTCTGAAGCTTTTATTGCTTGGCAGGAAGCCAAACAAAAAAGTGATTTTTCCATTTTTGCACCTAAATTAAAAGCATTAGTAAAACTTAAGCGCGAGGAATGTGAATTACTTGGCTACAAAAATCATCCTTACAATGCTCAATTAGATTTGTATGAACCAGGAGCAACAGTTGAGGACTTAGACATATTGTTTAATGATGTAAAAAAAGAATTGGTTCCTTTTGTTCAAAAAATTGCCAATGCAAAACAAAACGACGAGGGTTTAATGTTTAACTACTTCAACAAAGACAAACAACTTGCCTATACTGAAGAATTGTTAGCCCAAATGGGTTATGATTTTAAAGCTGGTCGTCAAGACATTTCTTCACACCCTTTTACAACCAATTTTGGACCATTAGATGTGAGGGTTACCACTCGAGTGGACGAAAACAATTTAAACGAAATTATGTGGAGCAGCATACACGAAGGTGGTCATGCTTTATACGAACAAGGTTTATTGGAAGAAAATTACGGATTGCCAGCAGGGAGTTATTTATCACTAGGGATTCACGAGTCTCAATCGAGGTTGTGGGAAAACAATGTTGGGAGAAGCTCAGCGTATTGGAACCACAATTTTAAAAGGCTTCAAGAGGTTTTTCCTGAGAACCTAGCTAAATATACGTCTGAAGACTTTTATAAAGCCATGAATATTGTTAAACCATCATTAATAAGAACCAGCGCTGATGAGTTGACTTACCACTTTCATGTGTTAATTCGTTACGAGATTGAAAAAGAACTTATTGCAGGAGCCATTGAAGTTGATGATTTACCTAAAATATGGAATAAAAAATACAAAGACTATTTAAACATTGATGTTCCAAATGATGCAAAAGGTGTTTTACAAGACATCCATTGGTCGCACGGAAGTTTTGGTTATTTCCCTACCTATTCTATTGGAAGTTTTTATGCCGCACAATTTTTTAATCAAGCTAAAAAAGAAATAAAGGGTATAGAAAATCAAATCGAAAATGGTGATTTAATTCCTTTACTAAACTGGTTACGAGAAAAAATACACATACATGGCAGATTATTTGCAGCTAACGAATTGTGTGAAAAAATTACGGGAGAAAAACTTAATTTTAAACACTTTTTAGATTATGCAAAAAACAAGTACAACAAACTATATCAATTAAAATAA
- a CDS encoding S9 family peptidase, producing the protein MRKISFLILLITTIIGQAYSQKKEVTIDDVWKTYSFYARSVGGIRSLNDGVFYTSLERTKTGNDLVKYSYKDKSFRTELVKNEELKFNDKVITFDDYNFNADESKLLIASEEESIYRHSSKSDFFVYDLSSKSLSKLSEGEKQLYATFSSNSTAVAFVKENNLYYKDLTKKQEIQITTDGKKGEIINGASDWVYEEELVLVRAFEWSPDGTKIAYYKFDESKVKEWHMELYNDLYPDQINFKYPKAGEENSKVAIYVYDLKTKANTKLNLPVEYEYISRINWSNDSKNVAIQILNRLQNNLAVHLVNVETNQAKLLYEEKDERYVEIPTTIFLETKNQFLITSEKDGFNHMYLYDLSGKLINQITKGQWEVTEIYGIDEKNGVVYYQSTEESPVSRNIYSVKLSSKDKRKLNAKNGVSNAEFSSTFNYFINTWSDANTPYLVTINDNKGKTIRVIEDNQPLVNRLDEYSLSKKEFLTVKVNNQDLHGWIMKPVDFDSTKKYPLFMFVYGGDGNQTVLDQYDSFNKYWFQHLVSKGYIVISVDNRGTEGRGAEFRKSIYKQLGKYETEDQIEVAKYFSTLPYIDGSRIGIFGWSFGGYLSTSCLLKGADVFKTAVAVAPVTNWRYYDNIYTERYMQTPQENSTGYDDNSPINHVEKLKGNYLLIHGTADDNVHYQNTAEMINALVKANKQFNQFSYPNRNHGISGGTTRLHLYNMMTNFILEKL; encoded by the coding sequence ATGAGAAAGATTTCATTTTTAATACTATTAATAACAACAATTATTGGTCAAGCCTATTCACAAAAAAAAGAGGTAACCATTGATGATGTTTGGAAAACATATTCGTTCTACGCCAGATCTGTTGGTGGAATTAGGTCGTTAAACGATGGTGTATTTTACACCTCACTAGAACGTACAAAAACAGGAAATGATTTAGTTAAATATTCATATAAAGATAAAAGCTTTAGAACTGAATTGGTAAAAAACGAAGAATTAAAGTTTAATGATAAAGTTATTACGTTTGATGATTATAATTTCAATGCCGATGAGTCTAAACTATTAATTGCTTCTGAAGAAGAATCCATTTATCGCCATTCTAGTAAATCAGATTTTTTTGTTTACGATTTAAGCAGTAAATCTTTATCTAAATTATCGGAAGGAGAAAAACAACTATACGCTACGTTTTCATCGAATAGTACTGCTGTAGCTTTTGTAAAAGAAAACAACCTTTATTATAAAGATCTAACCAAAAAACAAGAAATACAAATTACCACCGATGGCAAAAAAGGCGAAATAATTAACGGAGCTTCCGATTGGGTTTATGAGGAAGAATTGGTTTTAGTACGTGCATTTGAATGGTCGCCTGATGGAACTAAAATTGCTTATTACAAATTTGATGAGAGTAAAGTGAAAGAGTGGCACATGGAATTGTATAACGATTTATATCCTGATCAAATAAATTTCAAATACCCAAAAGCTGGAGAAGAAAATTCGAAAGTTGCCATTTACGTTTATGATTTAAAAACTAAAGCGAATACCAAATTAAACTTACCAGTTGAATACGAATATATTTCAAGAATTAATTGGAGTAACGACTCTAAAAATGTTGCAATTCAAATACTTAATCGCTTACAAAATAACTTAGCTGTTCATTTGGTTAATGTAGAAACCAATCAAGCTAAACTTTTGTACGAAGAAAAAGATGAGCGTTATGTTGAGATACCAACAACCATATTTTTAGAAACAAAAAACCAGTTTTTGATAACAAGTGAAAAAGATGGATTTAATCACATGTATTTGTACGACTTATCAGGAAAACTAATTAATCAAATAACTAAAGGGCAATGGGAAGTAACTGAAATATATGGGATTGATGAAAAAAATGGAGTGGTGTATTACCAATCTACTGAAGAATCGCCTGTTTCAAGAAATATCTATAGTGTTAAATTATCAAGTAAGGACAAGAGAAAACTAAATGCTAAAAATGGTGTAAGCAATGCTGAATTTAGTAGCACATTTAATTATTTCATCAATACTTGGTCGGATGCAAATACGCCTTACCTAGTTACTATTAATGATAATAAAGGAAAAACAATTCGAGTAATAGAAGACAACCAACCTTTAGTAAATAGATTGGATGAATATTCGTTAAGTAAAAAGGAATTTTTAACGGTTAAAGTAAACAATCAAGATTTACATGGTTGGATAATGAAACCAGTAGATTTTGATTCAACCAAAAAATACCCATTGTTTATGTTTGTTTACGGTGGAGATGGAAATCAAACCGTTTTAGACCAGTACGATAGCTTTAACAAATATTGGTTTCAACACTTAGTTAGCAAAGGTTATATTGTTATTTCTGTTGATAACAGAGGGACAGAAGGAAGAGGAGCAGAGTTTAGAAAAAGTATTTATAAGCAATTAGGCAAATACGAAACTGAAGACCAGATTGAGGTGGCAAAATATTTTTCAACGCTACCTTATATCGATGGTAGTAGGATAGGAATATTTGGGTGGAGTTTTGGTGGTTATTTATCTACCTCATGTTTATTGAAAGGTGCCGATGTGTTTAAAACTGCGGTTGCAGTTGCTCCCGTTACCAACTGGAGGTATTATGATAATATTTATACCGAGCGTTATATGCAAACTCCTCAAGAAAATTCAACTGGTTATGATGATAATTCGCCAATAAATCATGTTGAGAAGTTAAAAGGAAACTATTTGTTGATACATGGTACTGCTGATGATAACGTGCATTACCAAAACACAGCAGAAATGATTAATGCGTTGGTAAAAGCAAATAAACAATTTAATCAGTTTTCATATCCAAATCGAAACCATGGTATATCTGGTGGAACAACCCGTTTACACCTGTATAACATGATGACAAATTTTATTTTAGAAAAATTATAA